In Verrucomicrobiota bacterium, one DNA window encodes the following:
- a CDS encoding carbohydrate kinase — translation MNVERFDAITSGYSKLRVAVIGDFCLDRYLEIDPGRKETSIETSLPVHNVVNVRSQPGGAGTILNNLVALGLREIIPVGFCGEDGEGWELRRALQGKHGVQLDHFVPTFQRRTFTYTKPLVVEPGEPPVELNRLDIKNWTPTPPSVIECLQQAAWYLAGHVDTFILLDQVDLANTGVVSKKVLEMIERIAREFPGLLIVADSRRGLRNFPKVVFKMNNAELARLTRARATTDLAKIQKQAAGLARKQGRRVFVTVAERGIVGADPSGEVQHVPALPVRGEIDVVGAGDAVTANLTTALAAGATLRECLELAMLGASIVIHQLGTTGTASVQELRALLKKTAISAD, via the coding sequence ATGAACGTGGAACGATTTGACGCCATAACCTCCGGCTACTCGAAGCTTCGAGTCGCGGTGATTGGAGATTTCTGCCTGGACCGTTATCTGGAGATCGATCCAGGAAGGAAAGAAACCTCCATTGAGACCAGCCTCCCCGTCCATAATGTCGTGAACGTCCGGTCTCAACCTGGCGGCGCGGGAACCATTCTAAACAACCTGGTGGCGCTGGGTTTGAGGGAGATTATTCCGGTCGGCTTCTGCGGCGAAGACGGCGAAGGCTGGGAACTGCGGCGGGCGTTGCAGGGCAAACACGGCGTGCAATTGGATCATTTTGTGCCCACGTTCCAACGCCGCACGTTCACCTACACCAAACCGCTGGTCGTGGAGCCGGGGGAACCACCGGTGGAATTGAACCGCCTGGACATCAAGAATTGGACGCCGACGCCGCCCTCGGTCATCGAGTGTCTCCAGCAAGCTGCCTGGTATCTGGCCGGACACGTCGATACCTTCATTCTTTTGGACCAGGTCGATCTGGCCAACACCGGCGTCGTCTCGAAAAAGGTCCTGGAAATGATCGAACGCATCGCGCGCGAGTTTCCGGGCCTGCTCATCGTGGCGGACAGCCGGCGCGGTCTGCGGAATTTTCCCAAGGTCGTTTTCAAAATGAACAATGCCGAACTCGCGCGCCTCACCCGCGCCCGCGCCACCACGGACCTGGCCAAAATCCAAAAGCAAGCGGCCGGTCTGGCCCGCAAGCAAGGGCGCCGAGTCTTTGTCACGGTGGCCGAGCGCGGAATCGTCGGCGCTGATCCGAGCGGCGAAGTTCAGCACGTCCCGGCCTTGCCGGTGCGCGGCGAGATCGACGTGGTTGGCGCTGGAGATGCCGTGACGGCCAATCTCACCACGGCCCTGGCCGCAGGCGCCACGCTGCGGGAATGCCTGGAGCTGGCGATGCTGGGCGCGTCGATTGTCATCCACCAGTTGGGGACGACGGGAACGGCCTCCGTGCAAGAACTCCGCGCTTTGCTCAAAAAGACAGCGATCTCTGCCGACTGA
- a CDS encoding DUF433 domain-containing protein, producing MDYSKIITIEPGKRSAKPCIRGMRITVQDILEYLTGGMTEAEILEDFSELTHDDIKACLAFAADRERKLFVAPA from the coding sequence ATGGACTATTCGAAGATCATTACGATTGAGCCGGGCAAGCGAAGCGCCAAGCCTTGTATTCGTGGCATGCGCATCACGGTTCAGGACATTCTTGAGTATCTGACCGGAGGCATGACCGAAGCGGAGATTCTAGAGGACTTCTCTGAACTCACCCACGATGACATTAAGGCGTGCCTGGCCTTTGCGGCAGATCGTGAGCGGAAACTTTTCGTGGCACCCGCGTGA
- a CDS encoding HAD-IA family hydrolase: MPQPNQIRAVVFDMDGVLTDSEPLINEAAVRMFHERGLAVQPEDFLPFIGTGEDRYLGGVAEKYRFPLDLAAGKRRTYEIYLELVPARLQAFPGAVSLVQSCRAAGLKVAVASSADRIKIEANLRKIGLPPDQWDALVCAEDVKFKKPAADIFLAAAAKLQVAPSDCVVIEDAVNGVQAAKAAGMRCVAVAQSFGAETLQKADLIKARIADVSIAELKGDLPVPSPPLHPFHEPSSRTVAFSPLQCSPAESGPKQPRGGGPRGFRFEGRAHGWEAVEASQEENLAIEPWGFWASLGLTLVIGVGVILTQVAITFAWLFVAGLLGQRAALEGIESNGLFLAVATCATAPVAIGLAWVFAAARRTLPVSDYLGLKPVTGRALFRWSLALGAVMVASDGLTSLLGRPIVPEFMRDAYQTAGFAPLLWLAVIVAAPLGEETLFRGFLFQGLAHSRIGGWGAILLTSAVWAAIHLQYDLYGMATIFVAGLLLGYARLKTGSLYAAIFMHALMNLIATIQVAVWHRLIG; the protein is encoded by the coding sequence ATGCCGCAACCGAACCAGATTCGCGCCGTCGTTTTCGACATGGACGGCGTGCTGACGGATTCCGAACCGCTCATCAACGAGGCGGCGGTTCGGATGTTTCACGAAAGGGGACTCGCCGTTCAGCCCGAGGATTTCCTCCCGTTCATCGGCACCGGCGAGGATCGCTACCTCGGGGGCGTCGCTGAGAAATACCGCTTCCCTCTCGACCTGGCCGCCGGGAAACGGCGCACCTACGAAATCTATCTGGAACTGGTGCCGGCGCGCCTTCAGGCGTTTCCCGGCGCGGTGAGTCTCGTCCAATCGTGCCGGGCCGCCGGACTCAAAGTCGCCGTCGCCTCCAGCGCCGACCGCATCAAAATCGAAGCGAACCTTCGCAAGATCGGGCTGCCTCCGGACCAATGGGACGCCCTCGTCTGCGCGGAGGACGTGAAATTCAAAAAGCCCGCGGCCGACATTTTTCTGGCTGCGGCGGCCAAGCTCCAAGTTGCGCCTTCCGATTGCGTGGTCATCGAGGATGCCGTCAACGGCGTGCAAGCCGCGAAGGCTGCGGGCATGCGTTGCGTCGCCGTGGCGCAAAGTTTCGGCGCGGAAACATTGCAGAAGGCGGATCTGATCAAGGCGCGGATTGCGGACGTTTCGATTGCCGAATTGAAGGGGGACTTGCCGGTGCCATCCCCACCCCTTCACCCTTTCCATGAACCGTCTTCTCGGACTGTGGCCTTTAGTCCGCTTCAATGCTCGCCTGCAGAGAGTGGGCCGAAACAGCCTAGAGGCGGCGGTCCGCGCGGGTTTCGGTTCGAGGGCCGTGCGCACGGCTGGGAGGCCGTGGAAGCTTCTCAGGAGGAGAATTTGGCCATCGAACCTTGGGGTTTTTGGGCGAGCCTGGGACTGACTTTGGTCATCGGCGTGGGAGTGATTCTCACGCAAGTGGCCATTACGTTTGCCTGGTTGTTCGTCGCGGGCTTGCTCGGACAAAGGGCGGCGTTGGAGGGCATCGAGTCGAACGGGCTTTTCCTGGCCGTGGCCACGTGCGCCACCGCGCCGGTCGCCATCGGGCTGGCCTGGGTGTTTGCCGCCGCTCGCCGGACGCTTCCGGTCTCGGATTATCTTGGGTTGAAGCCGGTGACAGGCCGCGCGTTGTTTCGTTGGAGCCTTGCGCTGGGCGCCGTCATGGTGGCGAGCGACGGCCTCACGTCGCTGCTGGGCCGCCCGATTGTGCCGGAGTTCATGCGCGACGCCTATCAAACCGCCGGCTTCGCGCCTTTGCTCTGGCTCGCGGTCATCGTGGCTGCGCCTTTGGGCGAAGAGACGCTCTTTCGCGGATTCCTCTTCCAAGGCCTGGCGCATTCGAGAATCGGCGGCTGGGGCGCGATCCTTTTGACATCCGCCGTCTGGGCCGCCATTCATCTGCAATACGACCTTTACGGCATGGCAACGATCTTCGTGGCGGGGCTGCTGTTAGGCTACGCGCGACTCAAGACCGGTTCGCTGTATGCGGCCATCTTCATGCACGCGCTGATGAATCTGATCGCCACGATCCAGGTCGCTGTGTGGCATCGGCTCATCGGGTGA
- a CDS encoding FAD:protein FMN transferase: MARPRSSLVPFLAMLTALGSCTHLNTPIRETALARHEFTQPQMGVAFRIVLYAPSASKAEGAAAAAFNRIKELNAIMSDYETESELSRLSRTAGQGAEAPLSPDLWTILERSQALARRTGGAFDVTVGPCVNLWRRARRVRELPDPKRLAEARKAVGYRNLQLNPRTRTARLLVPGMRLDLGGIAKGYAVDEALKVLRAQGIERALVAGDGDIGVGEPPPGRPGWRIGIATLDVPNAPTNRYVLLKHAAISTSGDLSQRLEIGGVRYSHLVDPHTGVGVTDHSLVTVIARDSTTADSLATAVSVLGPEKGLKLIDRTPGAAARIVRSPEERLETYESKPFQSFLDPD, encoded by the coding sequence ATGGCCAGGCCGCGATCAAGCCTTGTTCCGTTCCTTGCGATGCTGACTGCGCTTGGTTCGTGCACGCACTTAAATACACCGATTCGGGAAACTGCTCTGGCTCGCCACGAATTCACCCAGCCGCAAATGGGCGTGGCTTTTCGGATCGTGCTGTATGCGCCGAGCGCGTCGAAAGCCGAAGGCGCAGCCGCGGCAGCGTTCAACCGGATCAAAGAACTGAACGCCATCATGAGCGATTACGAGACGGAGAGCGAATTGAGCCGCCTCTCCCGGACGGCGGGCCAGGGAGCCGAGGCGCCGTTGAGTCCGGATCTGTGGACGATTCTGGAACGGTCCCAGGCTCTGGCGCGCCGGACCGGTGGCGCGTTTGACGTCACGGTCGGCCCTTGCGTGAATCTATGGCGAAGAGCACGGAGAGTTCGCGAACTCCCCGATCCGAAACGCCTGGCCGAAGCGCGCAAGGCGGTTGGTTATCGGAACCTTCAACTCAATCCCAGGACGCGAACGGCGCGGCTGCTCGTTCCGGGAATGCGCCTCGATTTGGGCGGGATCGCCAAAGGCTACGCCGTGGATGAAGCGCTAAAGGTGCTCCGCGCGCAGGGGATTGAACGGGCTCTGGTCGCGGGTGACGGCGATATTGGCGTGGGTGAACCTCCGCCTGGACGGCCCGGCTGGCGCATCGGAATTGCCACGCTTGATGTGCCGAACGCCCCCACCAACCGATACGTGCTGCTCAAGCACGCCGCGATTTCGACGTCCGGCGATTTGTCTCAGCGATTGGAGATCGGCGGCGTGCGTTACTCTCACCTCGTCGATCCGCACACGGGCGTCGGCGTGACCGATCACAGCCTGGTGACTGTCATCGCACGCGACAGCACCACCGCCGACAGCCTGGCGACTGCCGTCAGCGTGCTCGGGCCGGAGAAGGGGTTGAAGTTAATTGATCGAACTCCCGGAGCTGCGGCGAGAATTGTCCGGAGTCCGGAGGAGAGGCTCGAAACGTACGAGTCGAAACCTTTTCAGTCGTTTCTCGATCCGGACTGA
- a CDS encoding DUF1501 domain-containing protein, with protein MLQIQSGALTSNCQGMSRRSAIKAGFLGLLGLTSADLLRLQASGSAARDKKSVILIWLDGGPSHLETYDPKPEAPMEIRGPWRAIETNVSGIRISEMLPEHAKRADKMVFIRSLHHNNGDHFAAAHWMLTGRYGSHASDLPQKYPSVGSYVARVRGANAPGVPAYVGLPAAQSIYIFPGYQGAAYLGAAYNPFDANTQQKYLGATDKSKIQPPKFLENPAAQPERIRGRVDLLTHLDHLRRDLDKSGTMDAMDHYNQQAINLLLGNKAREAFDIEKEKPETRDRYGRGSWGHYTLMARRLVEAGVSFVTVDMPHWDDHSQIEKGHGAKLPVMDKAVGALVQDLADRGMLKDVLVLVMGEFGRTPRLNQGQPGISVPGRDHWGEAFSVMLAGGGLRTGQVVGATNDKGERPIERPLTPADVLATVYHVLGIDPRQTFLDNSGRPIPILDSGNPIREII; from the coding sequence ATGCTCCAGATCCAGAGCGGCGCATTGACGAGCAATTGCCAGGGCATGAGCCGCCGGTCCGCCATCAAGGCCGGCTTTCTGGGATTGCTCGGTCTCACGTCAGCGGACTTGCTCCGGCTCCAGGCTTCGGGCTCGGCCGCTCGGGACAAGAAATCCGTCATTCTGATCTGGCTCGATGGCGGGCCGAGTCATCTGGAGACTTACGATCCAAAACCCGAAGCGCCGATGGAGATCCGCGGTCCCTGGCGTGCGATCGAGACGAACGTGTCGGGCATCCGGATTTCCGAAATGTTGCCGGAACACGCGAAGCGCGCGGACAAGATGGTTTTCATCCGCTCTTTGCACCACAACAACGGCGATCATTTCGCAGCCGCGCACTGGATGCTCACCGGCCGTTACGGATCTCATGCGAGCGACCTGCCGCAGAAATATCCATCCGTCGGCTCGTACGTGGCGCGGGTGCGGGGCGCGAATGCCCCGGGCGTTCCGGCTTACGTGGGTTTGCCGGCGGCGCAGAGTATCTACATTTTTCCCGGTTACCAGGGCGCGGCTTATCTCGGCGCGGCTTACAATCCTTTCGACGCAAACACGCAGCAAAAATATCTGGGCGCGACGGACAAATCGAAGATTCAACCGCCCAAGTTCCTCGAAAACCCTGCGGCGCAACCGGAGCGCATCCGTGGCCGAGTCGATTTGCTGACGCATCTGGATCATCTGCGCCGTGACCTCGACAAAAGCGGCACGATGGACGCGATGGATCACTACAACCAGCAAGCGATCAATCTGCTACTCGGCAACAAGGCGCGCGAAGCGTTCGATATCGAAAAGGAAAAGCCGGAGACGCGCGACCGCTACGGACGCGGCTCTTGGGGGCACTACACTCTGATGGCCCGCCGATTAGTTGAGGCGGGCGTGAGTTTCGTCACGGTCGATATGCCTCATTGGGACGACCATTCACAAATCGAGAAAGGCCACGGCGCAAAACTGCCGGTGATGGACAAAGCCGTGGGCGCGCTCGTTCAAGACCTCGCCGACCGTGGCATGCTCAAGGATGTGCTCGTGCTCGTGATGGGTGAGTTTGGCCGCACCCCGCGCTTGAACCAGGGCCAGCCAGGCATTTCCGTGCCGGGCCGCGATCACTGGGGCGAAGCGTTTTCCGTCATGCTCGCGGGCGGAGGTCTGCGGACCGGGCAAGTGGTGGGCGCGACCAATGACAAAGGCGAACGTCCCATCGAACGCCCGCTCACTCCGGCGGACGTGCTCGCCACCGTTTATCACGTCCTCGGCATCGATCCGCGGCAGACTTTTCTCGACAATTCTGGCCGGCCGATCCCCATTCTCGATTCGGGAAATCCCATCCGGGAAATCATCTGA
- a CDS encoding Gfo/Idh/MocA family oxidoreductase, producing the protein MNEPAKLNDTQHPMKESSPISRRQFLKGASVAAGTVAAVQFPSVNAQARQPMNAIIIGVGGRGSGAGGNFLEAGKNVGVDAKIVAVADIFPSQARAAGARFNVPDDKCFGGFDAYMRALEVPGVNYAVMATPPGFRPAHFKACIEAGKHVFMEKPVAVDGPGAQIVYAAGELAKKKGLKVAAGTQRRHEANYNETIKRIQDGMIGDIVALRAYWVNGGPIWHRGERGETALEKQVSNWYHYIWLSGDHICEQHVHNIDVCNWIMGGHPVKCWGQGSRQQLGNKSGEIWDNFDVEFEYANGVRMFSYCGQIKRNWASVSEGVHGTNGSANPANTILSRSGKTLFRFREKFVSGYVQEHINLINAILTDTELNEAKNVTDSTLTCIMGREAAYSGSAVEWDAILNSKFAYGPEQVYKDSSKMQWGDFRTLLPPMPSVHDIFKDPPVVPVAAQA; encoded by the coding sequence ATGAACGAACCAGCGAAACTCAACGACACGCAACATCCCATGAAAGAATCCTCTCCTATTTCCCGCCGCCAATTCCTGAAAGGCGCCTCGGTCGCCGCCGGCACCGTGGCCGCCGTCCAATTTCCGTCCGTTAACGCCCAGGCCAGGCAACCCATGAATGCGATCATTATCGGCGTGGGCGGCCGCGGTTCGGGCGCCGGTGGCAATTTCCTCGAAGCCGGCAAGAACGTCGGCGTCGATGCGAAAATCGTCGCCGTGGCGGACATTTTCCCCAGCCAGGCCCGAGCGGCCGGCGCGCGGTTCAATGTGCCGGACGACAAGTGCTTTGGAGGGTTCGACGCTTACATGCGAGCGCTGGAAGTTCCGGGAGTCAATTATGCCGTGATGGCGACGCCGCCCGGATTTCGTCCGGCACACTTCAAAGCCTGCATCGAAGCCGGCAAGCATGTCTTCATGGAGAAACCGGTGGCCGTGGACGGTCCCGGCGCGCAGATCGTTTATGCAGCCGGCGAATTGGCCAAGAAGAAGGGTTTGAAAGTTGCGGCCGGCACCCAGCGCCGTCACGAGGCCAATTACAACGAGACCATCAAGCGCATCCAGGATGGGATGATCGGCGACATCGTCGCCTTGCGCGCTTACTGGGTCAATGGCGGCCCGATCTGGCACCGAGGCGAGCGCGGCGAAACCGCGTTGGAGAAACAGGTGTCCAATTGGTACCATTACATCTGGTTGAGCGGCGATCACATTTGCGAACAGCACGTCCACAACATCGACGTCTGCAACTGGATTATGGGCGGCCACCCAGTGAAATGCTGGGGCCAGGGCTCCCGCCAGCAACTCGGCAACAAGTCCGGAGAAATCTGGGACAACTTCGACGTTGAATTCGAGTACGCCAACGGCGTCCGCATGTTCAGCTACTGCGGCCAGATCAAGCGCAACTGGGCGTCGGTGAGCGAAGGGGTCCACGGCACGAACGGCTCGGCCAATCCGGCGAACACGATCTTGTCGAGGAGCGGCAAGACACTCTTCCGTTTCCGTGAGAAGTTCGTGAGCGGCTACGTCCAGGAGCACATTAACCTGATCAACGCCATTCTGACCGACACCGAGTTGAACGAGGCCAAGAACGTCACGGACAGCACGCTCACTTGCATCATGGGCCGCGAGGCGGCCTACAGCGGCAGCGCGGTGGAGTGGGACGCAATCCTGAACTCGAAGTTCGCTTACGGTCCGGAGCAGGTTTACAAGGATTCCTCCAAGATGCAGTGGGGCGATTTCCGCACTTTGCTTCCACCCATGCCAAGCGTTCACGATATCTTCAAGGATCCGCCCGTGGTTCCCGTCGCGGCGCAGGCGTAA